Genomic window (Caldinitratiruptor microaerophilus):
TACGTCGCCAACCGCACCCTGGACCGGGCCCGGGAGCTGGCCGCCGAGGTCGGAGGGGTGCCGATCCCCCTGGAGGCCATCCGTCAGCACCTGCCGGAGGTCGACGTGGTCATCTCGTCGACCGGCTCTCCCCACCCGATCCTCCGGCGGGAGGACATCCAGCAGGCCCTGCGTGCCCGCCGTGGCCGGCCGATCTTCCTCTTCGACATCGCCGTGCCCCGGGACATCGACCCGGCAGCCGGGCAGCTGGAGGGTGTGTATCTGTACGACATCGACGACCTCGAGCAGGTCGTCGCCGCCAACATCGAGGAGCGGGCCCGGGAGGCCCGCCGGGCCGAGCGCCTCCTGGAGGAGGAGCTGGCCCGGTTCCGCGCCTGGCTGGCGGTCCAGGACGTGGTCCCGACCATCCGGCTCCTGCGCGAGAAGGCGGAGGACATCCGCCAGGCCGAGCTGCAGAAGGCGCTGCGCAAGCTGCCGGGCCTGGATCCGCACCAGCGGCGGGTGGTCGAGGCCATGAGCGCGGCCATCGTCAACAAGCTCCTGAACGACCCCACCCAGCGTCTCAAGGCGCTGGCCGAGGCCGGCGAGGCGGACGGGGCGGCGCGCCTCGTGACCCTCCTCTTCGACCTGGAGGGTCCGGACGTGGGGACCCGTGCCCTGCCGCTGCCCGCCCGGGCCGAGCGGGCGGCGCCGCCCGTCGGTCAGGGCTGAGGGGGTGACCCCGGTGCTGGCAGAATCCGGCCTCCTGGGCGGCACCGGTGCCGCGTACGCGGTCGCGGCCGCAGCCCACCTGGCGTTCGCGCGGTACCGGGAGTGGGGCGCGCTCGCCCGCTGGGCGACCCGGGCGGCCTACGCCGTCCACACCGCTGCCCTGCTGGCGGTCGTGCTCGCCACCCGGCGCTTTCCGGTGTACACTCAGTTCGAAGCCCTCTTCGCCCTGACCTGGCTCCTGGCGCTGGGCTACCTGCTGGTGGAGGCCCTCGGGCGCGACAGGGCTTCGGGGACCTTCCTGGTACCGGTGCTGAGCTTCCTGGTCCTCATGGGGCTGGCCAGCGCCCCGCCGGTGCCGGGGATGGGCGTCCGGGTGCACCTGCCCCCGGGCGTCGTGCTCTGGCACGTGAGCGGCATGCTGGGCGGGTACGTGTTCTTCGTCTCGGCCTTCGTGGTCGCGCTGATGTACCTGCTCCTGGACTACCAGCTCCGCCGCAAGGTGTTCTCGCCCCTCTACTACCGCCTTCCATCGCTGGAGACACTCGACCTCTGGGGCTACCGGTTCGTCGCCCTGGGGTTCCCGCTGATGACCCTCGGCCTCCTGTCCGGGGCGCTCTTCGCCGAGACCCTGTGGGGACCGCACCGCTGGTCCCTCGACGCGAAGGTCCTGTGGACCGTCGTCACCTGGGCCGTCTACGGCGGCTACCTGCTCCTCAGGCGCCGGCACGGGTGGGGCGGCCGGCGGTCGGCCTGGTGGGCGGTCGGCGGCTTCGTGGCCGTGGTGCTCAACTACTTCGTCATCAACACCGCGCTGACGGGCCTGCACCGCTTTGGCATCTGAGGCAGGTCCGGGAGGTGAGCGTCCTGCGGACGATCCGGGTGGCCACGCGGGGCAGCCGCCTGGCGCTGGCGCAGACGGAATGGGTCGTGGCACGGCTCCGGGAGGCGCACCCGGGGCTCGACTTTCAGGTGGTCACCTTGCGGACGGCGGGCGATCGCACGCAGCGGGCGGGCATCCCCCTGAGCCGGGTCGGGGGCAAGGGCCTCTTCACCCGGGAGCTGGAGGAGGCCCTCCTGGATGGCCGCGTGGACCTGGCCGTCCACAGCCTCAAGGACCTGCCGTCCGACCTGCCATCCGGCCTGACGCTCGGCTGCGTGCCGCCCCGCGAGGACCCGCGGGACGCGCTGCTCAGCCCCGACGGCCGGGGCCTTCGTGACCTGGCCCCCGGCACGCGGGTGGGGACGTCGAGCCTCCGCCGCACGGCGCAGCTGCGCCGGCTGCGCCCGGACCTCGAGCTGGCACCGGTGCGGGGGAACGTGGACACCCGGCTGCGCAAGCTGGCCACCGGCCAGTACGGCGCCCTCGTCATGGCGGCGGCCGGCCTGCACCGGCTGGGCCTCAGGGACCGGATCAGCGCGTACCTGGCGCCGGAGGAGTGCCTGCCGGCAGCCGGGCAGGGAGCGCTGGGCATCGAGGTGCGCGACGGAGACGAGGCGATCCTGGCGCTCCTGCGCCCCCTTCACGACCCGGTCACCGCTGCCGCCGTCCGGGCCGAGCGGGCCTTTCTCGCCCGCCTGACCGAGGAACTGGAGGGCCGGGGGCCGGTACCCGGCGACCCGGCGGCCGGCGTGCCCGGCCAGGCCCCGCCGCTCTCCGGCACGTGCCAGGTGCCGGTGGCGGCCCACGCCGCGCTGGACGGCGACCGGCTGCACCTGCACGGACTCGTCGCCCTGCCGGACGGCAGCCGGGTGGTGAAAGCGGCCGGTGACGGGCCGGCGGACGCCCCCGAGCAGCTCGGCCGGGCCGTGGCGGAGACGGTGCTGAGGACGGGCGGCCGGCAGATGCTCCGGCAGGCCCACGGCCTGGCCGGCGAGGAGGGGGAGTCGCCGTGACGGGCGGCGCACCCGGACCCCTCGCCGGGCGGCGGGTCCTCATCACCCGGGCGGCCGGGGAGGGCCGCAGCCTGGCCGAGGCGATCCGGCGGCTGGGCGGCGAGCCGTGGGAAGTGCCGGTGATCGCCATCGCCGGCCCTCCCGACCCCGCACAGGTGGCCGCCGCAGCGGCCCGCTTGCCGGAGTACGGTTGGGTGGTCTTCACGAGCCGGCACGGGGTCGAGCGGCTCGTGGCCGTACTGGAGGCAGCCGGGGTGGGCGCGCAGGCCCTGCGTGACTGCCGGCTGGTCGCCGTCGGGCCGGCGACCGCCCGGGCGCTCGAGGGGGAGGGTCTGGCGGCCGTACGCCTGCCGGAGTCACCCGATGCGACAGGCGTCCTGCGGCTGCTCCTCCAGGAGGTCCGTCCCGGCGACCGCGTCCTGGTGGTGCGGCCGCTGGAGGCGGCCATGGACCTGGCGACGCCCCTGCGGGCTGCCGGGGCGGAGGTCGACGAGGTGGTGGCGTACCGGACCGTCCCCGCCCTGCCGGCGGGAGCACTGGCCCCGGCGCTGAGGGAGCGGCCGGTACATTACGTGACGTTCACGAGCGGCTCGACGGTGCGTGCCCTGCTGGACGCCGCCGGCGGGCCGGGGGCCCTGCAGGGCGTGCGGGTGGCCTGCATCGGGCCGCGGACGGCCGAGGCGGCGCAGCGACTCGGACTCACGGTGCACGTGGTCGGGCCGGGGAACTCGGTGGAGGCGCTGGCGGAGGCGATCGGCGCCGACGCGGCGCGACATGCCGGCTGAGGCAGGCCGGCCGGCCCTGGGGAGAACGCCGACGGAGGTGCAGGATCGTGGCGGTGGAGAGCATCCGGGTGGGGACAGGCTTCCCGGTCCAGCGGCCGAGGCGGCTCCGGGCGAGCGAGACCATCCGGCGCCTGGTGCAGGAGACGCGCCTCGGCACGGACGACCTCATCTACCCGCTCTTCGTGGTGCCGGGCACGGGCGTGCGCGAGGAGATCGATGCGATGCCCGGCCAGTACCACCTCTCGGTGGACATGCTGCTGCGCCGGGTGGAGGAGAGCCTCGGCCTCGGAGTCCGCGCGTGCATCCTCTTCGGGATCCCCGAGCACAAGGACGCGACGGGATCGAGCGCCTTCGACCCGCAGGGCCCCGTGCAGCGGGCGATCCGGGAGATCAAGGCGCGCTTCCCGGAGATGTACGTCATCACCGACGTGTGCCTGTGCGAGTACACCGACCACGGCCACTGCGGGGTCGTACAGGACGGGCGCGTCGCCAACGACCCGACCCTGGACCTCCTCGCCCGCGAGGCGCTGAGCCACGCGGAGGCCGGCGCCGACATGGTGGCGCCCTCCGACATGATGGACGGCCGGGTGGCGGCGATCCGCAAGGCGCTCGACGAGAACGGGTTCGAGGAGATCCCCATCATGGCGTACTCGGCGAAGTACGCGTCTGCCTACTACGGGCCGTTCCGGGTGGCGGCGCAGTCGGCGCCCCGGTTCGGGGACCGGCGCTCGTACCAGATGGATCCCCCGAACGCCCGGGAGGCGCTGAAAGAGGTCGAGCTGGACATCGCCGAAGGCGCGGACATCGTCATGGTCAAGCCCGCCCTGGCGTATCTGGACGTCCTCTGGCGGGTCAAGGAGGCCACGAAGGTCCCCGTCGCCTGCTACAACGTCTCCGGCGAGTACGCCATGGTGAAGGCGGCGGCGCAGCGAGGCTGGATCGACGAGCGCCGGGTCGTCCTGGAGACGCTCACGGGCATGAAGCGCGCGGGCGCAGACCTCATCCTCACCTACCACGCGCTCGACGTGGCCCGCTGGCTGCGGGAGGATGCGTAGCGGCGAAGGGCCGGCCCCAGCGTGGGGGCCGGCCCTTCGCCGTCTCGGACGACCCGGTGACCGCCGCTACTCGGCGACCACGATGGTCCCGACCATGCCCGCTTCCTTGTGGCCGGGGAGGTCGCAGACGAACTCGATCTCGCCGGGGGTCCTGGGTGCCGTCCACTCGACGGTGCGGGTCTTGCCGGGCGGTACGACGATCTCTTCGAGCCCGCCTTCCTCGCCCTCGAACTCGTGGTCCTGGGTGCCCCTGTTCTCCACCGCGAACCGGA
Coding sequences:
- a CDS encoding cytochrome C assembly family protein encodes the protein MLAESGLLGGTGAAYAVAAAAHLAFARYREWGALARWATRAAYAVHTAALLAVVLATRRFPVYTQFEALFALTWLLALGYLLVEALGRDRASGTFLVPVLSFLVLMGLASAPPVPGMGVRVHLPPGVVLWHVSGMLGGYVFFVSAFVVALMYLLLDYQLRRKVFSPLYYRLPSLETLDLWGYRFVALGFPLMTLGLLSGALFAETLWGPHRWSLDAKVLWTVVTWAVYGGYLLLRRRHGWGGRRSAWWAVGGFVAVVLNYFVINTALTGLHRFGI
- a CDS encoding cupredoxin domain-containing protein codes for the protein MKIQTALILTVLGASLLSACGREPGATAAGAGAGPREIRVAAIENGAKMGFEPSRITVKPGERIRFAVENRGTQDHEFEGEEGGLEEIVVPPGKTRTVEWTAPRTPGEIEFVCDLPGHKEAGMVGTIVVAE
- the hemB gene encoding porphobilinogen synthase, whose product is MAVESIRVGTGFPVQRPRRLRASETIRRLVQETRLGTDDLIYPLFVVPGTGVREEIDAMPGQYHLSVDMLLRRVEESLGLGVRACILFGIPEHKDATGSSAFDPQGPVQRAIREIKARFPEMYVITDVCLCEYTDHGHCGVVQDGRVANDPTLDLLAREALSHAEAGADMVAPSDMMDGRVAAIRKALDENGFEEIPIMAYSAKYASAYYGPFRVAAQSAPRFGDRRSYQMDPPNAREALKEVELDIAEGADIVMVKPALAYLDVLWRVKEATKVPVACYNVSGEYAMVKAAAQRGWIDERRVVLETLTGMKRAGADLILTYHALDVARWLREDA
- the hemC gene encoding hydroxymethylbilane synthase, whose protein sequence is MSVLRTIRVATRGSRLALAQTEWVVARLREAHPGLDFQVVTLRTAGDRTQRAGIPLSRVGGKGLFTRELEEALLDGRVDLAVHSLKDLPSDLPSGLTLGCVPPREDPRDALLSPDGRGLRDLAPGTRVGTSSLRRTAQLRRLRPDLELAPVRGNVDTRLRKLATGQYGALVMAAAGLHRLGLRDRISAYLAPEECLPAAGQGALGIEVRDGDEAILALLRPLHDPVTAAAVRAERAFLARLTEELEGRGPVPGDPAAGVPGQAPPLSGTCQVPVAAHAALDGDRLHLHGLVALPDGSRVVKAAGDGPADAPEQLGRAVAETVLRTGGRQMLRQAHGLAGEEGESP
- the hemA gene encoding glutamyl-tRNA reductase; translated protein: MHLLALGLSHRTAPVELRETLAFGPEELPGVLARLRDEARVEEVALLSTCNRTELYVAHPVWPDPEVLIRSLAAQKRVDPENIRPYLYRREDLEAAAHLFRVAAGLDSMVLGETQVLGQVRDAYQAAAAAGTAGKVLSRLMTGALAAAKRAQTETGIGQNAVSVPYAAVELARKLFETLQGRVVMAIGAGETAKLTVRHLAAAGVGRIYVANRTLDRARELAAEVGGVPIPLEAIRQHLPEVDVVISSTGSPHPILRREDIQQALRARRGRPIFLFDIAVPRDIDPAAGQLEGVYLYDIDDLEQVVAANIEERAREARRAERLLEEELARFRAWLAVQDVVPTIRLLREKAEDIRQAELQKALRKLPGLDPHQRRVVEAMSAAIVNKLLNDPTQRLKALAEAGEADGAARLVTLLFDLEGPDVGTRALPLPARAERAAPPVGQG
- a CDS encoding uroporphyrinogen-III synthase, with the translated sequence MTGGAPGPLAGRRVLITRAAGEGRSLAEAIRRLGGEPWEVPVIAIAGPPDPAQVAAAAARLPEYGWVVFTSRHGVERLVAVLEAAGVGAQALRDCRLVAVGPATARALEGEGLAAVRLPESPDATGVLRLLLQEVRPGDRVLVVRPLEAAMDLATPLRAAGAEVDEVVAYRTVPALPAGALAPALRERPVHYVTFTSGSTVRALLDAAGGPGALQGVRVACIGPRTAEAAQRLGLTVHVVGPGNSVEALAEAIGADAARHAG